The Polyangiaceae bacterium genome includes a region encoding these proteins:
- a CDS encoding trypsin-like serine protease → MTATSGIVSTVAFLGINKQSVCSGTLVARDRILTAAHCLCQVDQPGVSGQVVPQGSVTLSFPQKTDADGAFNTSQAIGYRHCTCFDDASDEPLSLLECVGDGKQCTWSNPESAPRWNEPRMTTATGTNILSGSGFTSPVTFSRGVALDFERFWAWRQDLSAGAVEGHGVCTAALTSCSTHGAFFSTTAGPIVGGRDLAGDLRDAFELVTTPALAIKPLLPIGGSDDAGCPSLPCLTWVNPDLYLKDPALFDFGNELVQPTLIQMVAGNILARTLPSAGIDITTSLAADVRSLISDSSLMWLAPAEPSERVRRLSGRGAVQAVVFPRDLTDARVATVVRGASGLSLERRGGPAEQLGAASEPAPSVRARRAFGAVLSGVEEAVYVAGGVDSITGAPARSVLRYDLASGTWSSVAPNLKERPSTRVLSTAWDQERHRLFVLDLDDDRLGASKLDRVRLLSIDVHGGASKILLELPYLKLHDRLWIQWSDQGLLVYGGAKKTLRIWRFSVGDSSISLTGVHTRQGRLVGEPTMGNRDPIVAVSKNGSVEYVTVTSGLFGWCPPIGAL, encoded by the coding sequence ATGACGGCCACGTCGGGCATCGTGTCGACGGTCGCCTTCCTGGGAATCAACAAGCAGAGCGTGTGTTCCGGCACGCTCGTCGCGCGTGACCGAATTCTGACTGCGGCGCATTGCCTCTGCCAAGTCGACCAGCCGGGTGTGAGCGGCCAGGTGGTTCCGCAGGGTTCGGTGACGCTCTCATTCCCTCAAAAAACGGATGCGGACGGGGCGTTCAACACGAGCCAAGCGATCGGCTATCGTCATTGCACGTGTTTCGACGACGCTTCAGACGAGCCGCTCTCTCTCCTCGAGTGCGTGGGAGACGGCAAGCAGTGCACCTGGTCGAATCCCGAGAGTGCCCCCCGTTGGAACGAGCCGCGCATGACCACGGCGACCGGAACCAACATCCTCTCGGGCTCGGGATTCACCTCGCCCGTGACGTTCTCGCGAGGCGTAGCGCTGGACTTCGAGCGCTTCTGGGCGTGGCGCCAGGACTTGTCCGCGGGCGCGGTGGAAGGACACGGCGTTTGCACTGCCGCGCTGACGTCGTGCTCCACTCATGGGGCCTTCTTCTCCACGACCGCCGGCCCGATAGTGGGTGGCCGCGACCTCGCGGGCGACCTGCGCGACGCCTTCGAGCTCGTGACCACCCCGGCCCTGGCCATCAAGCCCTTGCTCCCCATCGGCGGCTCGGACGACGCGGGTTGCCCGTCGCTGCCGTGCCTCACTTGGGTGAACCCGGATCTCTACCTGAAGGACCCGGCTCTCTTCGACTTCGGAAACGAGTTGGTGCAGCCCACGCTGATCCAGATGGTCGCGGGGAACATCCTCGCCCGGACGCTGCCCAGCGCCGGAATCGACATCACGACGTCATTGGCGGCGGACGTTCGGAGTCTGATCTCCGACTCGAGCCTCATGTGGCTCGCACCCGCCGAACCGAGCGAGAGGGTCCGCCGGCTGAGCGGTCGCGGAGCGGTTCAAGCGGTGGTGTTTCCGCGTGACCTCACCGACGCGCGCGTCGCCACGGTGGTCCGGGGCGCCTCCGGCTTGAGCCTGGAACGGCGCGGCGGACCTGCCGAGCAGCTGGGCGCCGCTTCCGAACCCGCGCCGAGCGTTCGCGCGCGCCGGGCTTTCGGGGCGGTCCTGAGCGGGGTGGAAGAAGCCGTGTACGTGGCCGGCGGCGTGGATTCAATCACCGGAGCGCCGGCGCGGAGCGTGCTGCGCTACGATCTCGCTTCCGGGACCTGGTCCTCCGTCGCCCCGAACCTAAAGGAGCGCCCGTCCACCCGCGTGCTCAGCACCGCGTGGGACCAGGAACGCCACCGGTTGTTCGTGCTCGATCTGGACGACGACCGGTTGGGCGCTTCGAAGCTCGACCGCGTGCGGCTCCTCTCCATCGACGTCCATGGCGGCGCGAGCAAGATCCTCCTCGAGCTTCCGTACTTGAAGCTCCACGACCGTTTGTGGATCCAGTGGTCGGATCAAGGGCTACTGGTGTATGGCGGGGCCAAGAAGACGCTGCGCATCTGGCGTTTCAGCGTGGGTGACAGCAGCATTTCGCTCACCGGTGTCCACACCAGGCAAGGCAGGCTGGTCGGCGAGCCGACCATGGGCAACCGCGATCCGATCGTTGCGGTGAGCAAGAACGGGTCGGTCGAGTACGTCACGGTGACCAGCGGTCTCTTCGGCTGGTGCCCACCGATCGGAGCCCTGTGA
- a CDS encoding transposase produces the protein MSAERRLAKAHLIANRGGLLDVGEGVWIVPSQSKAKGGYMVNTAQGTCTCADFEDWGADCKHILAVRLFQSLQHHVQPHASTDIMRPSYPQDWPAYNEAQTKEKEYFHILLRDLCAGVVSPPQNRGRPRLGLGDVVHAATTKVYTTMSGRRASTDVRECQKNGFIDDAPHHNSISHYLTMPALTPVLTALVRETALPLVSVESQFAIDSTGFGTSVYDRWYGHDYGEERRKRWLKAHAMVGTITNVVTAIRVTMGSVGDSTQLAGLVASTAENFDMHEVSADKGYLSEPNLVAIEAHGAAPFIPFKKNAVSNLPRTETWRKLWHLFWYKRDEFLKHYHRRSNVEATFGMIKKKFGGSLRSKKFQSQVNEVLCKFLCHNIVVLIHEMHELGIHPEFWQPSEGGRVLH, from the coding sequence ATGAGCGCGGAGCGCCGACTCGCCAAGGCTCACCTGATCGCGAACAGGGGTGGGCTACTCGATGTGGGTGAAGGCGTGTGGATCGTCCCATCGCAATCGAAGGCGAAGGGCGGCTACATGGTCAACACGGCGCAAGGCACCTGTACCTGCGCTGACTTCGAAGATTGGGGTGCCGACTGCAAGCACATCCTTGCGGTCCGTCTTTTCCAGTCTCTCCAGCATCACGTTCAACCCCATGCAAGCACCGACATCATGCGGCCGAGCTATCCACAAGATTGGCCGGCGTACAACGAGGCCCAGACCAAGGAGAAGGAATACTTCCACATCCTGCTCCGCGATCTCTGCGCCGGTGTCGTCAGCCCGCCACAGAACCGAGGCCGCCCTCGCCTCGGTCTCGGCGACGTGGTGCACGCGGCGACGACCAAGGTGTACACGACCATGAGCGGCCGGCGCGCGAGTACGGATGTTCGCGAGTGCCAGAAGAACGGGTTCATCGACGACGCTCCGCACCACAACTCGATCAGCCACTATCTGACGATGCCGGCGCTGACGCCGGTGCTCACCGCGCTCGTCAGGGAGACCGCGCTGCCATTGGTGTCCGTGGAGTCGCAGTTCGCTATCGACTCCACCGGATTCGGCACCAGCGTTTACGACCGCTGGTACGGCCATGACTACGGGGAGGAGCGCCGCAAGCGCTGGCTGAAGGCACACGCCATGGTCGGCACGATCACGAACGTGGTCACGGCCATACGGGTCACGATGGGCAGCGTCGGTGATTCAACGCAACTGGCGGGCCTGGTGGCCAGCACCGCAGAGAATTTCGATATGCACGAAGTCTCCGCTGACAAGGGCTACTTGAGCGAGCCCAATCTTGTGGCAATTGAAGCTCACGGCGCTGCACCGTTCATCCCGTTCAAGAAGAACGCTGTGTCGAACCTGCCGCGAACGGAGACGTGGAGGAAGCTATGGCACTTGTTCTGGTACAAGCGCGACGAATTCCTGAAGCACTACCACCGCCGTTCGAACGTGGAGGCCACCTTCGGAATGATCAAGAAGAAGTTCGGTGGCTCGCTGCGTTCGAAGAAGTTTCAGAGCCAAGTCAACGAAGTTCTGTGCAAGTTCCTCTGCCACAACATCGTCGTCTTGATCCACGAGATGCACGAGCTTGGGATACATCCTGAGTTCTGGCAGCCGAGCGAAGGTGGCCGTGTCCTTCACTGA
- a CDS encoding DUF2779 domain-containing protein: MSFTDAATSAGAGARPRHPIFDKLQLSKSRFTAGLQCHKRLWLEVHEPDAPELTRTPAEQAILDRGIRVGEVARGHVPGGVLIDAPHRDRARRVRETKRAVKSGAQVLYEAAFFEGGIFVATDILEHDGGGWTLAEVKSTTKVKAAHIPDAAVQRYVLERAGLCVRRVEIMHLNRECQFPNLSNLFVRSDVTHETELALPSIPGEAKRQLKVLHGPCPNVPAGEHCHEPYECPFLPRCAPPLPNHHVSTLHRIRRTKVAELVQQGCHTIFDLPGGLVLSAVTERQRKAVVAGRMIVEPGLGAALAALEPPVAYLDFETVALAIPVWKGCRPYDAVPVQFSVHFEDGQHHEWIADGPADPREKLAAALVHAVRGAKRIAAYNSPFERRCIEHLRDNLPRTAKALEGVIARLVDVLPIVRDHVYHPDFGGSFSLKRVFPALLGRDGYAELEIADGGTASVELERLMFDLELTESSRSKAKASLLEYCSLDAMPLVDLVECLRALGGPVGIPPHIDHGQQEKE; this comes from the coding sequence GTGTCCTTCACTGACGCGGCGACCAGCGCGGGGGCCGGCGCACGACCGAGGCACCCGATCTTTGACAAGCTCCAGCTCTCCAAGTCCCGCTTCACGGCGGGACTCCAGTGCCACAAGCGGCTCTGGCTGGAAGTCCACGAGCCCGACGCGCCCGAGTTGACGCGCACGCCGGCCGAGCAGGCCATCCTCGATCGCGGGATTCGCGTCGGCGAGGTGGCGCGGGGCCACGTTCCCGGCGGCGTCTTGATCGACGCGCCGCATCGCGATCGAGCGCGCCGCGTGCGCGAAACCAAGCGCGCCGTCAAGTCCGGCGCTCAGGTGCTCTACGAGGCCGCCTTCTTTGAGGGCGGAATCTTCGTCGCGACGGACATTCTGGAGCACGACGGCGGAGGCTGGACGCTCGCAGAGGTCAAGTCCACCACGAAGGTGAAGGCTGCGCACATTCCCGACGCCGCCGTCCAACGCTACGTGCTTGAACGCGCCGGCCTGTGTGTGAGGCGCGTCGAGATCATGCACTTGAACCGCGAGTGCCAATTCCCGAACCTGTCGAACCTCTTCGTGCGAAGTGACGTGACCCACGAGACTGAACTGGCTCTGCCTTCGATCCCTGGAGAGGCCAAACGCCAGCTCAAGGTGCTTCACGGGCCCTGCCCGAACGTGCCCGCGGGTGAGCACTGCCACGAACCGTACGAGTGCCCCTTCCTGCCCCGCTGCGCGCCGCCGCTGCCGAACCATCACGTGAGCACGCTCCACCGAATTCGCCGAACCAAAGTGGCGGAGTTGGTGCAGCAAGGGTGCCACACAATCTTTGACCTCCCCGGCGGCCTCGTGCTCAGCGCCGTGACCGAGCGTCAGCGCAAGGCCGTGGTGGCCGGCAGGATGATCGTGGAGCCGGGGCTCGGGGCGGCGCTCGCCGCGCTCGAGCCCCCGGTCGCCTACCTCGACTTCGAAACCGTCGCGCTGGCCATTCCGGTGTGGAAAGGCTGCCGACCGTACGATGCCGTGCCGGTGCAGTTCAGCGTCCACTTCGAGGACGGCCAACACCACGAGTGGATCGCTGATGGGCCCGCCGACCCGCGAGAGAAACTCGCGGCGGCCCTGGTACACGCCGTGCGCGGCGCGAAGAGGATCGCGGCGTACAACTCGCCGTTCGAGCGGCGCTGCATCGAGCATCTGCGAGACAACCTTCCGCGCACCGCCAAGGCCCTCGAAGGCGTAATCGCGCGGCTGGTGGACGTGCTGCCGATTGTCCGGGACCACGTGTACCATCCGGACTTCGGTGGAAGCTTCTCCCTCAAGCGCGTCTTTCCGGCACTGCTCGGACGAGATGGCTACGCCGAACTCGAAATTGCGGATGGCGGTACAGCGAGCGTAGAACTAGAGCGGCTGATGTTCGACCTTGAGCTGACCGAAAGCAGCCGCAGCAAAGCGAAGGCGTCCCTCTTGGAGTATTGCTCGCTGGATGCGATGCCCCTTGTTGACCTCGTGGAGTGCCTCCGCGCCCTGGGCGGTCCCGTGGGCATTCCGCCGCATATCGATCATGGGCAACAAGAGAAAGAGTAG
- a CDS encoding helix-turn-helix transcriptional regulator — MEKPSQVIRDVGRKIREFRMRRGWTQEQAAEKLGIALRNFQAMERGKQNLTLKTMVRLARLLGVLTRDLLDDPVSRAVPRGRPPARGSSRRR; from the coding sequence GTGGAGAAGCCAAGCCAGGTCATCCGCGACGTGGGGCGCAAGATCCGCGAGTTCCGAATGCGGCGCGGGTGGACGCAGGAGCAGGCCGCGGAGAAGCTCGGCATCGCGTTACGGAACTTTCAGGCGATGGAGCGCGGCAAGCAGAACCTGACGCTCAAGACGATGGTGCGGCTCGCGCGGCTGCTCGGCGTGCTCACCAGGGACTTGCTGGATGATCCTGTGTCACGCGCCGTTCCCCGCGGTCGGCCCCCAGCACGCGGATCATCGCGTCGTCGGTGA